A window from Dromaius novaehollandiae isolate bDroNov1 chromosome 1, bDroNov1.hap1, whole genome shotgun sequence encodes these proteins:
- the MRPL51 gene encoding large ribosomal subunit protein mL51, with amino-acid sequence MAALVQAAARALLGHGAPLPRAARSISCGVARVPHVKEPPQPKQVDRWTEKRALFGVYDNVGILGKDPLPPPQPQGDFKAHPKDLIVGPKWLRGWRGNELQRCIRKKQVVGDRMFVDDYHKLNKRIRYLYRRFNRTGKHR; translated from the exons ATGGCGGCGCTGGTGCAGGCCGCGGCACGGGCCCTCCTGGGCCACGGCGCGCCGCTGCCGCGGGCCGCGCGGAGCATTAGCTGCG GGGTGGCCCGTGTTCCCCACGTGAAGGAACCGCCGCAGCCCAAGCAGGTGGATCGCTGGACGGAAAAGCGAGCCTTGTTCGGGGTCTACGACAACGTGGGGATCCTGGGTAAGGACCCCCTGCCCCCACCGCAGCCTCAgg GTGACTTCAAGGCCCACCCTAAGGACCTCATCGTGGGGCCCAAGTGgctgcggggctggcgggggAACGAGCTGCAGAGGTGCATTCGCAAAAAGCAGGTGGTGGGAGATCGGATGTTTGTGGATGACTACCACAAACTCAACAAGAGGATCCGGTACTTGTACAGGCGCTTCAATCGCACCGGGAAGCACCGCTAG
- the SCNN1A gene encoding amiloride-sensitive sodium channel subunit alpha isoform X2, translated as MGTEPRDGSTKAGKMPEGEKMRQCKQGAEQQQKEDEQEGLIEFYGSYQELFQFFCSNTTIHGAIRLVCSKKNKMKTAFWSVLFFLTFSLMYWQFGILYREYFSYPVNLNLNLSSDRLTFPAVTLCTLNPYRYSAIRKKLDELDQITHQTLLDLYDYNMSLARSDWSTLSTRKRSSRSLLHHVQRHPLRRQKRDNLVSLPENSPSVDKNDWKIGFVLCSEDNKDCFHQAYSSGVDAVREWYSFHYINILAQMPDAKALDESDFENFIYACRFNEATCDKANYTHFHHPLYGNCYTFNDNSSSLWTSSLPGINNGLSLVVRTEQNDFIPLLSTVTGARVMVHDQNEPAFMDDGGFNVRPGIETSISMRKEVTVRLGGSYSDCTEDGSDVPVQNLYSSRYTEQMCIRSCFQHNMVERCGCAYYFYPLPAGAEYCDYMKHIAWGYCYYKLLAEFKADVLGCFHKCRKPCKMTEYQLSAGYSRWPSAVSEDWVFYMLSQQNKYNITSKRNGVAKVNIFFEEWNYKTNGESPAFTVVTLLSQFGNQWSLWFGSSVLSVMELAELILDFIAITFILAFRWLRSHKTHSPPGPHPCSQDNTAFPDETLGLSAPHRFTVEAVVTMLPSYNSLEPHGPSRDGEMGHE; from the exons atgggcaCGGAGCCTCGC GATGGGTCCACAAAGGCAGGGAAGATGCCAGAAGGAGAGAAAATGAGACAGTGCAAGCAGGGAGCTGAGCAGCAACAGAAAGAAGATGAGCAGGAGGGCCTCATCGAATTCTATGGTTCCTACCAGGAGCTATTCCAGTTCTTCTGTAGCAACACAACAATCCATGGGGCTATCCGCCTGGTATGCTCCAAAAAGAATAAGATGAAGACAGCCTTCTGGTCCGTTCTCTTCTTTCTCACCTTCAGCTTAATGTACTGGCAGTTTGGGATCCTCTACAGGGAGTACTTCAGCTACCCTGTCAACCTCAACCTCAACCTCAGCTCCGACAGGCTGACTTTCCCTGCTGTGACCCTGTGCACCCTCAATCCATACAG ATACAGCGCCATCCGGAAGAAGCTAGATGAACTGGACCAGATCACCCATCAGACGCTGCTAGACCTCTATGACTACAACATGTCTCTGGCACGAAGTGACTGGTCAACCCTGTCCACACGAAAACGTAGTTCAAGGAGTTTGCTCCACCATGTTCAGCGCCATCCACTGCGAAGGCAGAAACGGGATAACTTAGTCAGCTTGCCAGAGAACAGTCCCTCAGTGGACAAGAACGACTGGAAAATTGGCTTTGTTCTG tGCAGTGAAGACAACAAGGATTGTTTCCATCAGGCATACTCCTCAGGGGTGGATGCAGTGCGAGAATGGTACAGCTTTCACTATATCAATATCCTGGCACAGATGCCTGATGCAAAAGCCCTGGATGAATCTGACTTTGAGAATTTCATCTATGCTTGCCGCTTCAATGAAGCAACATGTGACAAGGC GAATTACACCCACTTCCACCATCCCTTGTATGGGAACTGCTATACCTTTaatgacaacagcagcagcttgtggACATCCTCGCTGCCTGGGATCAATAACG GTCTCTCTCTGGTGGTGCGCACTGAACAGAATGATTTCATCCCCCTGTTGTCCACGGTGACAGGAGCTAGGGTCATGGTCCATGATCAGAATGAGCCAGCCTTCATGGATGATGGGGGTTTCAATGTGCGTCCCGGTATTGAGACCTCCATCAGCATGAGAAAG GAGGTGACTGTGCGTCTTGGGGGCAGTTACAGTGATTGTACAGAGGATGGCAGTGATGTGCCAGTGCAAAACCTGTACTCATCTCGCTACACTGAGCAG ATGTGCATTCGTTCCTGCTTTCAGCACAACATGGTAGAGCGCTGTGGCTGTGCATATTACTTCTACCCCTTACCTGCTGGAGCAGAGTACTGTGACTATATGAAGCACATAGCTTGGG GTTACTGCTATTACAAACTCCTGGCTGAATTCAAAGCTGATGTGCTGGGCTGTTTCCACAAATGTCGGAAACCTTGCAA AATGACAGAATACCAGCTATCAGCTGGATACTCTCGCTGGCCTTCTGCGGTCTCAGAG GACTGGGTTTTTTACATGCTTTCACAACAGAACAAATACAATATCACATCAAAGAG GAATGGAGTTGCCAAAGTGAATATATTTTTTGAGGAATGGAATTACAAGACCAATGGGGAATCTCCAGCTTTCACG GTAGTGACTCTGCTGTCCCAGTTTGGGAATCAGTGGAGTCTCTGGTTTGGATCCTCTGTACTTTCTGTGATGGAACTTGCAGAGCTGATTCTGGATTTCATTGCCATCACTTTTATCTTGGCCTTCCGCTGGCTCCGTTCTCACAAGACGCATTCCCCACCAGGGCCACATCCATGCAGTCAAGACAACACTGCTTTCCCAGACGAGACCTTGGGTCTCAGTGCTCCACACCGCTTCACTGTTGAGGCTGTAGTGACCATGCTACCATCTTACAACAGCCTGGAACCACATGGGCCAAGTAGGGATGGCGAAATGGGACATGAGTGA
- the VAMP1 gene encoding vesicle-associated membrane protein 1 isoform X2 produces MSDPAQQPAPGAPEGGAPGGPPPGQSSNTSSNRRMQQAQAEVAEVVGVMRVNVDKVLERDVILSKLDDRADALRAGASVFESNAAELRRKYWWKNFKMMIMMGVICAVVVLVIVRSWLQVVTSSSVISFPRRELPHFLGKWYHSTTENHS; encoded by the exons AT GTCTGACCCAGCTCAGCAGCCTGCTCCTGGGGCCCCAGAAGGGGGAGCCCCTGGTGGGCCCCCTCCTGGGCAGTCCTCTAATACCAGTAGTAATCGTCGGATGCAGCAGGCACAGGCTGAAGTAGCAGAG GTGGTTGGCGTAATGCGTGTAAATGTAGACAAAGTGCTGGAACGAGATGTCATACTGTCAAAACTGGATGACCGGGCAGATGCACTTCGGGCTGGTGCCTCAGTGTTTGAAAGCAATGCAGCAGAGCTCAGAAGGAAGTACTGGTGGAAGAATTTCAAG ATGATGATCATGATGGGAGTGATTTGTGCTGTGGTGGTGTTGGTGATTGTAA GGTCTTGGTTGCAGGTGGTAACTTCCAGCAGCGTAATCTCTTTCCCAAGAAGGGAACTCCCACACTTCCTGGGGAAATG GTACCACTCTACCACTGAAAATCACTCTTAA
- the VAMP1 gene encoding vesicle-associated membrane protein 1 isoform X1: MSDPAQQPAPGAPEGGAPGGPPPGQSSNTSSNRRMQQAQAEVAEVVGVMRVNVDKVLERDVILSKLDDRADALRAGASVFESNAAELRRKYWWKNFKMMIMMGVICAVVVLVIVRSWLQVVTSSSVISFPRRELPHFLGKWYVLHNGKRNWGGGASL; this comes from the exons AT GTCTGACCCAGCTCAGCAGCCTGCTCCTGGGGCCCCAGAAGGGGGAGCCCCTGGTGGGCCCCCTCCTGGGCAGTCCTCTAATACCAGTAGTAATCGTCGGATGCAGCAGGCACAGGCTGAAGTAGCAGAG GTGGTTGGCGTAATGCGTGTAAATGTAGACAAAGTGCTGGAACGAGATGTCATACTGTCAAAACTGGATGACCGGGCAGATGCACTTCGGGCTGGTGCCTCAGTGTTTGAAAGCAATGCAGCAGAGCTCAGAAGGAAGTACTGGTGGAAGAATTTCAAG ATGATGATCATGATGGGAGTGATTTGTGCTGTGGTGGTGTTGGTGATTGTAA GGTCTTGGTTGCAGGTGGTAACTTCCAGCAGCGTAATCTCTTTCCCAAGAAGGGAACTCCCACACTTCCTGGGGAAATGGTATGTTTTACATAATGGCAAaaggaattggggggggggagcatcCCTGTAG
- the VAMP1 gene encoding vesicle-associated membrane protein 1 isoform X3 codes for MSDPAQQPAPGAPEGGAPGGPPPGQSSNTSSNRRMQQAQAEVAEVVGVMRVNVDKVLERDVILSKLDDRADALRAGASVFESNAAELRRKYWWKNFKMMIMMGVICAVVVLVIVSGNFQQRNLFPKKGTPTLPGEMVPLYH; via the exons AT GTCTGACCCAGCTCAGCAGCCTGCTCCTGGGGCCCCAGAAGGGGGAGCCCCTGGTGGGCCCCCTCCTGGGCAGTCCTCTAATACCAGTAGTAATCGTCGGATGCAGCAGGCACAGGCTGAAGTAGCAGAG GTGGTTGGCGTAATGCGTGTAAATGTAGACAAAGTGCTGGAACGAGATGTCATACTGTCAAAACTGGATGACCGGGCAGATGCACTTCGGGCTGGTGCCTCAGTGTTTGAAAGCAATGCAGCAGAGCTCAGAAGGAAGTACTGGTGGAAGAATTTCAAG ATGATGATCATGATGGGAGTGATTTGTGCTGTGGTGGTGTTGGTGATTGTAA GTGGTAACTTCCAGCAGCGTAATCTCTTTCCCAAGAAGGGAACTCCCACACTTCCTGGGGAAATG GTACCACTCTACCACTGA
- the VAMP1 gene encoding vesicle-associated membrane protein 1 isoform X4 produces MSDPAQQPAPGAPEGGAPGGPPPGQSSNTSSNRRMQQAQAEVAEVVGVMRVNVDKVLERDVILSKLDDRADALRAGASVFESNAAELRRKYWWKNFKMMIMMGVICAVVVLVIVSGNFQQRNLFPKKGTPTLPGEMR; encoded by the exons AT GTCTGACCCAGCTCAGCAGCCTGCTCCTGGGGCCCCAGAAGGGGGAGCCCCTGGTGGGCCCCCTCCTGGGCAGTCCTCTAATACCAGTAGTAATCGTCGGATGCAGCAGGCACAGGCTGAAGTAGCAGAG GTGGTTGGCGTAATGCGTGTAAATGTAGACAAAGTGCTGGAACGAGATGTCATACTGTCAAAACTGGATGACCGGGCAGATGCACTTCGGGCTGGTGCCTCAGTGTTTGAAAGCAATGCAGCAGAGCTCAGAAGGAAGTACTGGTGGAAGAATTTCAAG ATGATGATCATGATGGGAGTGATTTGTGCTGTGGTGGTGTTGGTGATTGTAA GTGGTAACTTCCAGCAGCGTAATCTCTTTCCCAAGAAGGGAACTCCCACACTTCCTGGGGAAATG AGATGA
- the SCNN1A gene encoding amiloride-sensitive sodium channel subunit alpha isoform X1, which yields MGTEPRVSAVAPAGGDAARGAQDGSTKAGKMPEGEKMRQCKQGAEQQQKEDEQEGLIEFYGSYQELFQFFCSNTTIHGAIRLVCSKKNKMKTAFWSVLFFLTFSLMYWQFGILYREYFSYPVNLNLNLSSDRLTFPAVTLCTLNPYRYSAIRKKLDELDQITHQTLLDLYDYNMSLARSDWSTLSTRKRSSRSLLHHVQRHPLRRQKRDNLVSLPENSPSVDKNDWKIGFVLCSEDNKDCFHQAYSSGVDAVREWYSFHYINILAQMPDAKALDESDFENFIYACRFNEATCDKANYTHFHHPLYGNCYTFNDNSSSLWTSSLPGINNGLSLVVRTEQNDFIPLLSTVTGARVMVHDQNEPAFMDDGGFNVRPGIETSISMRKEVTVRLGGSYSDCTEDGSDVPVQNLYSSRYTEQMCIRSCFQHNMVERCGCAYYFYPLPAGAEYCDYMKHIAWGYCYYKLLAEFKADVLGCFHKCRKPCKMTEYQLSAGYSRWPSAVSEDWVFYMLSQQNKYNITSKRNGVAKVNIFFEEWNYKTNGESPAFTVVTLLSQFGNQWSLWFGSSVLSVMELAELILDFIAITFILAFRWLRSHKTHSPPGPHPCSQDNTAFPDETLGLSAPHRFTVEAVVTMLPSYNSLEPHGPSRDGEMGHE from the exons atgggcaCGGAGCCTCGCGTCAGTGCCgtggccccggcgggcggcgacgccgcgcggggggcgcag GATGGGTCCACAAAGGCAGGGAAGATGCCAGAAGGAGAGAAAATGAGACAGTGCAAGCAGGGAGCTGAGCAGCAACAGAAAGAAGATGAGCAGGAGGGCCTCATCGAATTCTATGGTTCCTACCAGGAGCTATTCCAGTTCTTCTGTAGCAACACAACAATCCATGGGGCTATCCGCCTGGTATGCTCCAAAAAGAATAAGATGAAGACAGCCTTCTGGTCCGTTCTCTTCTTTCTCACCTTCAGCTTAATGTACTGGCAGTTTGGGATCCTCTACAGGGAGTACTTCAGCTACCCTGTCAACCTCAACCTCAACCTCAGCTCCGACAGGCTGACTTTCCCTGCTGTGACCCTGTGCACCCTCAATCCATACAG ATACAGCGCCATCCGGAAGAAGCTAGATGAACTGGACCAGATCACCCATCAGACGCTGCTAGACCTCTATGACTACAACATGTCTCTGGCACGAAGTGACTGGTCAACCCTGTCCACACGAAAACGTAGTTCAAGGAGTTTGCTCCACCATGTTCAGCGCCATCCACTGCGAAGGCAGAAACGGGATAACTTAGTCAGCTTGCCAGAGAACAGTCCCTCAGTGGACAAGAACGACTGGAAAATTGGCTTTGTTCTG tGCAGTGAAGACAACAAGGATTGTTTCCATCAGGCATACTCCTCAGGGGTGGATGCAGTGCGAGAATGGTACAGCTTTCACTATATCAATATCCTGGCACAGATGCCTGATGCAAAAGCCCTGGATGAATCTGACTTTGAGAATTTCATCTATGCTTGCCGCTTCAATGAAGCAACATGTGACAAGGC GAATTACACCCACTTCCACCATCCCTTGTATGGGAACTGCTATACCTTTaatgacaacagcagcagcttgtggACATCCTCGCTGCCTGGGATCAATAACG GTCTCTCTCTGGTGGTGCGCACTGAACAGAATGATTTCATCCCCCTGTTGTCCACGGTGACAGGAGCTAGGGTCATGGTCCATGATCAGAATGAGCCAGCCTTCATGGATGATGGGGGTTTCAATGTGCGTCCCGGTATTGAGACCTCCATCAGCATGAGAAAG GAGGTGACTGTGCGTCTTGGGGGCAGTTACAGTGATTGTACAGAGGATGGCAGTGATGTGCCAGTGCAAAACCTGTACTCATCTCGCTACACTGAGCAG ATGTGCATTCGTTCCTGCTTTCAGCACAACATGGTAGAGCGCTGTGGCTGTGCATATTACTTCTACCCCTTACCTGCTGGAGCAGAGTACTGTGACTATATGAAGCACATAGCTTGGG GTTACTGCTATTACAAACTCCTGGCTGAATTCAAAGCTGATGTGCTGGGCTGTTTCCACAAATGTCGGAAACCTTGCAA AATGACAGAATACCAGCTATCAGCTGGATACTCTCGCTGGCCTTCTGCGGTCTCAGAG GACTGGGTTTTTTACATGCTTTCACAACAGAACAAATACAATATCACATCAAAGAG GAATGGAGTTGCCAAAGTGAATATATTTTTTGAGGAATGGAATTACAAGACCAATGGGGAATCTCCAGCTTTCACG GTAGTGACTCTGCTGTCCCAGTTTGGGAATCAGTGGAGTCTCTGGTTTGGATCCTCTGTACTTTCTGTGATGGAACTTGCAGAGCTGATTCTGGATTTCATTGCCATCACTTTTATCTTGGCCTTCCGCTGGCTCCGTTCTCACAAGACGCATTCCCCACCAGGGCCACATCCATGCAGTCAAGACAACACTGCTTTCCCAGACGAGACCTTGGGTCTCAGTGCTCCACACCGCTTCACTGTTGAGGCTGTAGTGACCATGCTACCATCTTACAACAGCCTGGAACCACATGGGCCAAGTAGGGATGGCGAAATGGGACATGAGTGA